The genomic segment ACTGCGACGCGGTGCAGGGCTGGCTGGTCGCGGCGGCGATGCCCCCGCACGAGACCACTGCCTGGCTGTGGGCCCGCGGCGAACACGGCTGGCGCCGCCCCGCCGAGCTGGAGGCCGCGGCCGCCGCGGCGGCCGGTGCGGCGGAACCGGAGCAGCGGCCCTCCGGCCGCACGGTCAACTCGGGCCCCGCCCCGGCCTGACGCGGTCCCGCCCCTGGTCCCGCACGGCCCCGTACCCGCCACCGTGCGTACCGCGAAGCCCGCCCGGGGACCCCGGCGCATGCCCGAAACACCCGGTGTACGCCGAGGGGACGGCGGTGCGTGCCGGAGGTGCCCGGGGCGGGCCGCGCGGTTCCGTGGCGGGTGTTCCGTGGGTGGCGCCCGAGGATTTGGGCGACCCCATAGGATTGGGCCAAAACCGCACACCAACCCCTGAGGATCGCTGCATGCCTGGCATCACGCGCGAGGAGGTCGCCCACCTCGCCCGGCTGGCGCGTCTGGAGCTGAAGGGCGAAGAGCTCGAACACTTCGCCGGACAGCTCGACGACATCATCGGCGCGGTCGCCCGCGTCTCCGAGGTCGCCGACCAAGACGTACCGCCGACCTCCCACCCGCTGCCGCTGACCAATGTCATGCGGGCGGACGAGGTCCGTCCGTCGCTCACCCCCGCGCAGGCGCTCTCCGGCGCCCCGGCCCAGGAGCAGCAGCGTTTCAAGGTGCCGCAGATCCTGGGGGAGGACTAAGAAGTCATGACGGACATCAAGACGGACATCATCAAGCTCACCGCCGCCGGGATCGCCGGGAAGATCGCTTCCGGCGAGCTGACGGCCGTCGAGGTCACCGAGGCCCACCTGGCCCGGATCGAGGCCGTGGACGAGAAGGTCCACGCCTTCCTGCACATCGACCGCGAGGGCGCCCTCGCCCAGGCCCGCGCCGTCGACGCCAAGAGGGCCGCGGGCGAGAAGCTGGGCCCGCTGGCCGGCGTACCGCTCGCGCTGAAGGACATCTTCACCACCCGGGACATGCCGACCACCGTCGGCTCGAAGATCCTCGAAGGCTGGGTCCCGCCGTACGACGCGACCGTCACCCAGCGGCTCAGGGCCGCCGACGTCGTCATCCTCGGCAAGACCAACATGGACGAGTTCGCCATGGGGTCCTCCACCGAGAACAGCGCCTACGGCCCGACCGGCAACCCGTGGGACCTCACCCGCGTCCCCGGCGGCTCCGGCGGCGGCTCCTCGGCGGCCCTGGCCGCGTTCGAGTCCCCGCTCGCCATCGGCACGGACACCGGCGGTTCCATCCGCCAGCCCGCCGCCGTCACCGGCACGGTCGGCGTCAAGCCCACCTACGGCGCGGTCTCCCGCTACGGCATGGTCGCCTTCTCGTCCTCCCTCGACCAGGGCGGCCCCTGCGCCCGCACGGTCCTGGACGCGGCCCTCCTGCACGAGGCCATCGCCGGGCACGACCCGCTCGACTCGACGTCCATCGACGCCCCGGTCCCGCCGGTCGTCGAGGCCGCCCGCAACGGCAGCGTCGAAGGGATGCGCGTCGGCGTCGTCAAGCAGTTCGCGGGCGAGGGCTACCAGGCCGGTGTCGTCCAGCGGTTCGACGAGGCCGTCGAACTGCTCAGGTCGCTCGGCGCCACCGTCGTCGAGCTGGACTGCCCGTCCTTCGACCTGGCCCTGTCGGCGTACTACCTGATCGCCCCGTCCGAGTGCTCCTCGAACCTGGCCCGCTTCGACGCCATGCGGTACGGCCTGCGGGTCGGCGACGACGGCACCCGGTCCGCCGAGGAGGTCACCGCGCTCACCCGCGAGGCCGGCTTCGGCGACGAGGTCAAGCGCCGCGTGATCCTCGGTACCTACGCGCTCAGCTCGGGCTATTACGACGCGTACTACGGTTCGGCGCAGAAGGTCCGCACCCTCATCACCCGGGACTTCGAGAAGGCGTTCGGGCAGGTCGACGTGATCGTCTCGCCGACGACCCCGACCACCGCCTTCCCGATCGGCGAGCGCGCCGACGACCCGATGGCGATGTACCTCGCCGACCTCTGCACCATCCCGACCAACCTCGCCGGGAACTCCGCCATGTCGCTGCCCTGCGGCCTGGCACCGGAGGACGGCCTGCCGGTCGGTCTGCAGATCATCGCCCCCGCCATGAAGGACGACCGGCTGTACAAGGTCGGTGCCGCCGTGGAGGCGGCCTTCGTGGAAAAGTGGGGGCACCCGCTGCTTGAGGAGGCTCCGTCGCTGTGAGCGCACTGACCAAGGCCAAGGGATTCAAGAAGTCCAAGGCCGGTACGTATCTGTCCATCGGCACCACCGCCTTCGGTGCGCTGAGCGTTTTCAAGCAGGCGAAGCTGGCCCGCGAGGAGAACGACACGCTCCGGCTGGTCGACGCCGTCGTCACCGCCGCCGGCATCGCCACCGGAATCGTCCTGCTGCTGCGCGAACTCAAGCGCCTCGGCGACGACGACGTCCTGCTGGGCTGAGAGGGAAAGCTTCACCGTGACTGTCACTGACCTGGAGTCGTACGAGGACGCTCTCGCGACGTACGACCCCGTCATGGGCCTTGAGGTCCATGTCGAGCTCGGCACCAAGACCAAGATGTTCTGCGGCTGTTCCACCGAGCTGGGCGCCGAGCCGAACTCCCAGACGTGCCCGACCTGCCTCGGGCTGCCGGGCTCGCTCCCGGTCGTCAACGCGATCGGCGTCGAGTCCGCCGTCAAGATCGGCCTCGCGCTGAACTGCGAGATCGCCGAGTGGTGCCGCTTCGCCCGGAAGAACTACTTCTATCCGGACATGCCGAAGAACTTCCAGACCTCCCAGTACGACGAGCCGATCGCCTTCGACGGCTATCTGGACGTCCAGCTGGAGGACGGCGAGACCTTCCGCGTGCAGATCGAGCGCGCCCACATGGAGGAGGACACCGGGAAGTCGCTCCACGTCGGCGGCGCCACCGGCCGCATCCACGGCGCTTCCCACTCGCTGCTCGACTACAACCGCGCGGGCATCCCGCTCATCGAGATCGTCACCAAGCCGATCGAGGGCGCGGGCGCGCGGGCCCCCGAGGTCGCCAAGGCGTACGTCGCCGAGCTGCGCGAGCTGATCAAGGCGCTCGGTGTGTCGGAGGCCCGCATGGAGCAGGGCCAGATGCGCTGCGACGTGAACCTCTCACTGCGCCCCAACGGCACCGAGAAGTTCGGTACGCGCTCCGAGACGAAGAACGTCAACTCGCTGCGTTCCGTGGAGCGCGCGGCCCGCTTCGAGATCCAGCGCCACGCGGCGGTGCTGAACGCGGGCGGCACGATCCTCCAGGAGACCCGGCACTTCCACGAGGAGGACGGCTCCACCACGTCCGGCCGCATCAAGGACAACGCCGAGGACTACCGCTACTTCCCCGAGCCGGACCTGGTTCCGGTGGCCCCCTCCCGCGAGTGGGTCGAGGGACTGCGCGAGGGACTGCCCGAGCTGCCGCGGGTGCGCCGCAACCGGCTCCGCGAGGAGTGGGGCGTCTCCGAGCACGACATGCAGTCGATCCTCAACGCGGGCGCGGTCGACCTGATCGTCGCCACGACGGAGGCCGGTGCCCCCTCGGACCAGGCCCGCAAGTGGTGGATGGGCGAGCTGGCCCGCAACGCCAACGAGACCGGCCGCGGTCTCGACGAGCTGGGCGTCACCCCGGCCCAGGTCGCCAGGGTCGCCGCGCTCGTCGCCTCGGGGGACCTCAACGACAAGCTGGCCCGGCAGGTCCTGGAGGGCGTCCTCGCGGGCGAGGGCGACCCGGACACCGTCGTCGAGAAGCGCGGCCTGAAGGTGGTCTCCGACGAGGGCGCGCTGGGCGCGGCCGTGGACGAGGCCATCGCGTCCAACGCGGCCGTCGCGGACAAGATCCGCGGTGGCAAGGTCGCGGCGGCGGGCGCGCTCGTCGGCGCGGTCATGAAGGCCACCCGGGGCCAGGCGGACGCGGCCCGGGTGCGTGAGCTGATCCTGGAGAAGCTCGGCGTCGAGGGCTGAATCCGGCCGCCGCGCGCGCCATGTGATGTCGCGTGCGGTGCGTGACGTCGTGCCGTACGCGGTACGTGACGTCGCGCGTGGTACGTGAGTGAAGGGGCGGCGCCCCTCCCGTGAGCGGGGTGCGCCGCCCCTTCACCGGTTCCACCCGCACCCCGTGGGCCGGTCCCGGGCCGGGTCTCCCCGGTCGCCGTGCCCGCCGCGGCCGTTCCGTCGTCGCGGCGCCTCCGGCGGGCCCCCGCCCGTCCACCCGCCCCGATGGTTCCGCAGCCCGGGAGAGTCCGCTGAACACCGTCACCGCCGAGACCGTCTCCGTCACGCTGCTGCTCGGAGTGCTGGCGTTCGCCGTCGTACGCCCCCGGGGGCTGCCCGAGGCGGTCGTCGCCGTGCCCGCCGCCGTGATCGTCGTCCTGGCCGGCGCGGTGTCGCTGTCCGACGCCCGCGCCCAGCTGGAGACCCTGCTGCCGGTCGTCGGCTTCCTCGCCGCGATCCTGGTGCTCGCCCGGCTCTGCGCCGACGAGGGGCTGTTCACGGCCGCCGGTGACCTCGTCGCCCGCGCCTGCGGCGGACGGACCGGGCCGCTGCTCGGCGGGGTCTTCGCCGTCGCCGCCGTCGTCACGGCCGTCCTCAGCCTGGACGCGACCGTCGTCCTGCTGACCCCCGTCGTCCTCGCCACCGCGGCCAGGGTCGGGGCCAGGCCGCGTCCGTACGTCTACGCCTGCGCCCACCTCGCCAACTCGGCCTCCCTGCTGCTGCCGGTGTCCAACCTCACGAATCTGCTGGCGTTCACCGCGAGCGGGCTGTCCTTCACCCGGTTCGCCGGGCTGATGGCGCTGCCCTGGCTGGCGGCCGTCGGCGTCGAGTACCTGGTCCTCCGCCGGGTCTTCGCGGCGGACCTGGCGGCCGGGGCGCACCCGCCGGAGCCGGTGGCCGAGCGGCCCGGCGTACCGGTGTTCACGCTCGTGGTGCTCGCCCTGACCCTGGCCGGGTTCGCCGTCACCTCGTTCGCCGGGGTGGAGCCGCTGTGGGCGGCGCTGGCCGGGGCCGTGGTCCTCGCGGCGCGGGCCCTGGGACAGCGCAGGACGACGGTGGTGGGACTGGTGCGCTCGGCCGGTCCGCTGTTCTGTCTCTTCGTGCTGGCGCTGGGCGTGGTGGTCAGGGCGGTCGTCGACAACGGGCTGGGCTCCGGCATCGAACGGCTGCTGCCGGAAGGGGCGTCGTTGCCCGCCCTGCTGGTGGTGGCCGCCGTGGCGGCCGTGCTCGCCAATCTGATCAACAACCTGCCCGCGATCCTGGCCCTGCTGCCGGTGGTCGCGGCGGCCGGTCCGGGGCCGGTGCTCGCCGCCCTGATCGGCGTGAACCTCGGCCCGAACCTCACCTATGTCGGCTCGCTCGCCACCTTGCTGTGGCGCCGGATTCTCCGCGCCCACGGCGTCGAGCCCGAGCTCGGGCACTTCACCCGGCTCGGGCTGCTGACCGTACCGGCGACCCTGGTGGCGTCGACGGTGGCGCTGTGGGGCGCGCTGGCGCTGATCGGCCCCTGACGGGCCGTAGGGCCCGGAGGAGCGGTCGGGGCTACTTCCTGAGGACGGGCGAGCCCAGTGCCAGAAGACTGTTGGGGCAGGTGTCCGCGACCTCCGGATAGGAGATGACCAGCCGCAGCCCGTTCCTGACGTCCAGGGAGAGCGCCTGCGGGTGGCCCAGGGTGACGTTGGCCGCGAAGAGGGACTTGCCGTCCACGCTGATCTCCAGCCGGGCGACCTTGTCCCTGGTGGAGTCGTCGATGCCCGCGACGAGGTCGAAGGTGTTCCAGTTGCGGCCGAGGTTGTACTCGGTGACCCCGCAGTTGTAACCGGACTTGTCCACCAGGAGCGTGTCGTTGTAGTACTTCCCGTTGAACGTCGCCTCGCCCACGATGAGTTCGGCGTCGGTCTTGTCGACGCTCTGGACGGTGGTCAGCGCCACCTCCTTGGCGTCCGTCACCTCCGCCAGGTCCACCGACGGGCTGGGGGAGGCGTCCGCCGGCGTCTCCTCGCCGTCCCCGTTCACCTGATCGCCGGAAGCGCCGGACGATCCGTCCGTGGCGGCCGTCTCGGTGACGGTCACGGTCGGTCCGGGCGCCGCCCCCGTCTTCGTACCGCCGTCGTCCTTCGTCAGCCCCTGGACGACGTTCACACCGATCGAGGCCGCCAGCAGCACGGCCAGCGCGGGTGCCAGCACCCGCCGCTTCTTCTTCACGGGCGGCAGCGACAGGGAGGCCGGGTCCGGGTAGGGCTGCGGCGTCGTGGCGTTCGGACCCACCGGCTCCACGGGTCCGGCCGGGCCGGCCGGGCCGGCCGGGCCGTCCGGGCCGGCCGGCCCGGTGGGCGGGACCGTGCTGGGCAGCGGCACCCCGGGGTCGGCCGACGCGGTGATCGGTGGCCCGAATCCGCCCGGGGCGGGCTCCGCCGACGGCGGCGGCAGCAGTGGCGGCTTCGGCACGGCCGGCGGCTCCGGGGCCGGAGCGGCGTGCGCGGCCGGCGCGGCCGACGGGAGCGGGGGCGCGGCGTCCCGCACGGACGGCCCGGACCTGGTGGTCGACACCACGGCCGACCGTACGTCCTTCACCCAGGCCGTCAGCGTCTCCGGCCGCTGGTGCGGGTCGGCCGCGCAGACGCTCAGGATGCGTTCGGCCCGCTCCGGTTCGACGGCGGCGACCTCAGGGAGCGCCCCCAGCGCGGCCCGCAGCTGCTCCGGGGAGCTGGGCGGGGCCTGTCCGCTCAGCAGGAAGTACGCGATGGCGCCGAAGGCGTACTTGTCCGTGCCCGGCGACCGCTTGCCCTCGAACACCTCGGGGGCCGCGTAGCCAGGTGTGAACCAGACCTCCGCCGTCTGGTGGTCGGCGGTCAGCTTGCTCAGCCCGAAGTCGACGAGGGTGGCCTGGCCGTGGGCGTCGACCATCACATTGCCGGGCGAGAGGTCACCGTGGACCACGGTCCGCCCGGACGGCGCGGCCTTCCCGGAGTGCAGCCAGTCCAGCACGTCCGCGAGCTGTTCGAGCGTCCGCAGCACCTCGCGCCGCTCGGCGTGCGAGGAGAGCGTGCGCTCCGCCCGCCAGTCCCGCAGGTCGAGTCCGCCGACGTGGTTCATGACGAGGACGAGGGCACGGCCCGCGGCGGTCCCCGACTCCCCGGAACCGTGGATCGGCGGGCCCTCGAAGTGTTCGCGCACCCCGACCACCCCGGGCCGGTTCACGAACCGCAGCAGTTCCGCCTGCTCCTGCCACTTGGCGCTGAGCCGCTGGAACTGCTCGATGGTGATCGTGGTCTTCGAGTCCAGGACCTTCACGACCACGGTCTCGGGCTCCCCGCCCAGCTCGATCTCCGCCCGGTAGAGGACGGCTTCGCCGCCCCTCCCGATGGAGTTGAGCAGGCGGTACCGGTCCGGTGCGGAATCCGGTCCGATGTGATGCGAAGCGCTGTTCAACTGTCCCCCCGGTCAACACGATTGGCAGGTCCTTAGACTGCCGCGTGCGCGGTACCCAGGTCAACGGCCCGTCAATCCTGGGAGCCCCGGGAAGTGACCGGCGACACGTGACACGCGCCTGCGAGGGAGGCCGGCCGGGGGAGGGGCGGACGTTCACCCCGGGGTCGCACGGACGCCTTCGCGCCGCCATCCGGCTTGATTAGTTTCCCCGCCGTACGAACGGACTCGGGAGGCTCACTTGACCACGGACATCTCACGGCGACGGCTCTTCGCGCTCGGCGGCGGCGCCCTCGGGGCGGGGGCGGCCGGTTCGCTGCTGCCACCGTCCCTGCAGACCGCCATCGCGCGGCCCGCGCACGGTCCGGGTTTCGCCGGCGGTGGACTGCACGCCGTCAAGCACGTGGTGATCCTGATGCAGGAGAACCGTTCCTTCGACCACTACTTCGGTGCGCTGCGCGGGGTACGCGGCTTCGGCGACCGCAACGCCGTCGAACTGCCCGGTGGAAAGCCGGTCTTCGAGCAGCCGGGGGCGGGGGGCACCTCCGTACTGCCCTTCCCGGTGCGGGAGGCGGCCGAGGCGCAGAAGAAGGACCTCCAGTACATCGGTGCGCTCGACCACTCCTGGAACGGCGGCGCCAAGGCGTGGGCCGACGGCTGGATGAACGGCTGGGTCGGCGCCAAGTCGGCCGCCACCATGGCCTACTACGACCGCCGCGATCTGCCCCTGCACTACGAACTCGCCGACACCTTCACCGTCTGCGACGCCTACCACTCGTCCATCCACTCCTCCACCAGCCCCAACCGCAACCACCTGTGGAGCGGGAGGACGGGTTTCGAACCGAACGGCGCGCGGGCCGTCGGGAACGACGCGTACGACGAGGCCGCTCATCCCGGATACGGCTGGAGCACCTACGCGGAACGGCTGGAGAAGGCCGGGCGCAGCTGGCGCACGTACACCGAGTGGGAGAACTTCACCGACAACCAGATCGAGTTCTTCACGACGTTCAAGGCGGTGGCCCGCAAGGCGCTGGCGAAGACCGGCGGGCACACGTACATGGAGTCCTTCTACGCGGCCGTGCGCGGTACGGACGATCCGCGGGAGCGGGCCGGGCTGCTCGCCCGGCTGGAGGCGGGCGTCGCCACGCTGAACCGCCGCGAACGCAGCCTGTTCGAGCGGGCGCTGCGCCGGGTGGAGACGGGGACGCTCGCGGACGCGTTCGCCGCCGACGTCGCGGCGGGCACGCTGCCGGAGGTCTCCTATCTGGTGCCGTCGGCCGTGGACTCCGAGCATCCGAGCGTGTCGTCGCCGGTCCACAGCGCCACGATCGTCTACAAGGTCCTCGACGCGCTGGGCAAGCACCCCGATGTGTGGCGGCACACCGTCGTACTCGTCAACTACGACGAGAACGACGGCTTCTTCGACCACGTGCCGCCGCCGGTCGCGCCGCCCGAGGTGACCGAGGAGCGCTGGCAGGGCAGGCCCACCGGGCTGGGGATGCGAGTGCCGCTGCTGGTGGTGTCGCCGTGGACGGTCGGCGGCCATGTCTGCTCCGAGGTCTTCGACCACACCTCGGTGATCCGCTTCCTGGAGCGCTGGACGGGGGTCCGGGAGCCGAACATCAGCGACTGGCGGCGCACCGTCACCGGCGATCTGACCTCGGCCTTCGACTTCGGCCGGGCCGGGCGGCGGCCGGACGTGGCACGGCCGGGCGCCGTACCGGCGTTCAGCGGGCGCTGGTCGCCGCGACCGCCGCTGGCGCAGCGCATGCCCGTGCAGGAGGCGGGGACCCGCCCGGCGAGGCCGCTGCCGTACCAGCCGGACGCGCAGGCGACGACGGTGAAGGGGGCCGTGCGGATCGCGCTCCGCAACACCGGCCGGTCGTCGGCGCACTTCACGCTCTACCCGTACGCCGGGGAGTTCCCGGTGCCGCAGCACCGCGATGTGAAGGGCACCGCGCAGTGGCGGGTGCCTCTCGACGGGGACGCCTACCGCTTCACGGTCACCGGCCCGAACGGCTTCCGCCGGGAGTTCGCGGGGCGGGCCGGCGGGACCGCCGAGGTGGCGTCCCGGATCGACGCCCATGAGCGCGATCTGCACCTGACCCTGAGCAACACCGGGCGGACGACGCTCACCTTCACCGTGCGCCCGCTCGGCTATGTCGACGAGGCGGACCTGCGGGACTGGACCCGGCGGATCACCGTCAAACCCGGCCGCGAACGCACGGTGGTCCACTCGTCGGCCGACGCGCACGGCTGGTACGACCTCGCCGTCACCGCGGAGGGGGACGCCACCTTCCGGCGGCGGCTGATGGGGCACATCGAGAACGGCAGGGCCAGCGTCTCGGGGTGAGGGCGGGACGGGGAGGCCGGCCCCGGAGCGAGGGAGGAAGCCGTGTCCGGAGCGAGGGGGGAAGCGGTGGTCCGGAGCGAGGGGGAAGCGGTGGTCCGGAGCGAGAGGAAACACGCTCCGGAGTGATGACGGGGGCGGTCCGGAGCGACCGGAAGTGTGCTCCGGGCCGCCGTGCCGACGAGCGGACTCATGTCCGTCTTATGCCCTCGTGTCCATGTGAGTAAGGCCACGAAACGGACAAAGGATCACGTTCGGCTGCGAGAGTTGTCTCCGCAGGTCATGTGTTCTTCACGGGCAGTTCTCCCCGATCTCCCCGAGCAAGATCCATCGAACCCTCAGGGAGAACGTCCGTTGGCAGCCATCGCCCGGTGGTGCATCAGGCACCGTCTCGTCGCCCTCCTCATCTGGCTCGCCGCACTCGGCGGAGCCGCCACCGCGGCCGGTGTCGCCGGTTCCGCGTACACCAACGACTACGACATCCCGGGTACGGAAGCCGGTCGCGCCACCGACCTCCTCACCGAGGGGTTCACCGACCTCGGCGGTGATACGGACACCGTCGTCTGGCACACCCCGGACGGCACCGTCCGGGCCACCGACGTCCGGCAGACGATGACCCGGACGCTCCACGAGATCGCCGAACTGCCCGGTGTCGGCGGTGTCAGCAGCCCGTACGGGGCGGTTGGCGCCGACCGGATCAGCGCGGACGGGCACACCGCCTACGCCACGATCACCTTCGACCAGCAGGCCGACGACATCACGCCGCAGCAGGCGCGGGCCGTCGTCGACACCGCGAAGGAGGCGTCCGGCGACGGACTCCAGGTGGAGCTGGGCGGCAGCGCGATCGCCCTGACCGAGACCTCGTCCGTGCACCTCAGCGAGATCATCGGAGTGGTGGTCGCGGGGGCGGTGCTCTTCCTGGCCTTCGGATCGCTCGCCGCCAGCCTGCTGCCCATCGCCACCGCGCTCGTCTCCGTCGGCACCGCCTACGCGGGGATCGTGCTGCTGGGGCATGTGATGACGGTCGCCGACTTCGCCCCGATGCTGGGCATGCTGATCGGGCTCGGTGTCGGGATCGACTACGCCCTGTTCATCGTCACCCGGCACCGCACGGGGCTCCGCCGGGGCATGGCGCCCGACGAGGCGGCACGGCACGCCGTGACCACCACCGGGCGGGCCGTCGTCTTCGCCGGGGCCACCGTCTGCATCGCCCTGCTCGGGATGCTGATCCTGCGGCTCAGCTTCCTCAACGGCGTCGCCATCGCCGCCTCGCTCACCGTCGTCCTGACCGTCGCCGCCTCGGTGACGCTGCTGCCCGCCCTGCTGTCCTTCATCGGGATGCGGGCGCTGAGCCGGCGCGAACGGCGGCAGCTCGCCGAACACGGACCGCGCCCCGAGACCCCGTCGGGTCTCGCCGCCCGGTGGGCCGTGTTCGTCGAACGGCATCCCAAACTGCTCGGCGCCTGCGCCGCAGCGGTGATGCTGGTCCTCGCGATCCCCACCTTCTCGCTGCACCTGGGCACCTCGGACCAGGGCAACAACCCGACCTCGTCCACCACCCGGCAGGCGTACGACCTGCTGGCCGACGGATTCGGGCCCGGCGTCAACGGGCCGTTGACGCTGGCCGCGCGGCTCGACGGCGCCGACGACCGGCTCGCCATGGACGGCCTGCCCGCCGCCGTGCGCGGCACCGAGGGGGTCGCCTCGGTCGGCCCGGTCACGTACAACGGCAGCGGGGACACCGCCTTCGTCACCGTCGTACCGACGACCGCGCCGCAGTCGCAGCACACCAGCGAACTCGTCGAGCGTCTGCGCGCCCAGGTGCTGCCGAAGGCCGAGCACGACACCTCGCTCCAGGTCGAGGTGGGCGGAGTGACGGCGGGTTACGACGACTTCGGGCAGGTGGCCGTCGGGAAACTCCCCCTCTTCATCGGGGTGGTCATCGGGCTCGGCTGTCTGCTCCTGCTGCTGGCGTTCCGGTCCGTCGGCATCCCGCTGAAGGCGGCCGTGATGAACATCGCCGCCGTGGCCTCGTCGTTCGGGGTGGTCGTCGCCGTCTTCCAGTGGGGGTGGGGGAGCGAGCTGCTGGGACTCGGCAGCGCCGGTCCGATCGAACCGTTCCTGCCGGTGATCATGGTCTCCGTGCTCTTCGGGCTCTCCATGGACTACCAGGTCTTCCTGGTCGGCCGGATGCGGGAGGAGTGGCTGGAGACCCGTGACAACCGCCGTGCGGTACGGGTCGGACTGGCCGAGACCGGCCGGGTGATCAACTCCGCCGCCGTCATCATGATCTCGGTGTTCCTCGCCTTCGTGCTCAGCGGCGACCGGGTCATCGCGATGTTCGGCATCGCGCTCGCGGCGGCGGTCGCCCTGGACGCGTTCGTCCTGCGTACCCTGCTGGTGCCCGCGCTGATGCATCTGCTGGGCGGTGCGAACTGGTGGCTGCCCCGCT from the Streptomyces sp. AM 4-1-1 genome contains:
- a CDS encoding MMPL family transporter yields the protein MAAIARWCIRHRLVALLIWLAALGGAATAAGVAGSAYTNDYDIPGTEAGRATDLLTEGFTDLGGDTDTVVWHTPDGTVRATDVRQTMTRTLHEIAELPGVGGVSSPYGAVGADRISADGHTAYATITFDQQADDITPQQARAVVDTAKEASGDGLQVELGGSAIALTETSSVHLSEIIGVVVAGAVLFLAFGSLAASLLPIATALVSVGTAYAGIVLLGHVMTVADFAPMLGMLIGLGVGIDYALFIVTRHRTGLRRGMAPDEAARHAVTTTGRAVVFAGATVCIALLGMLILRLSFLNGVAIAASLTVVLTVAASVTLLPALLSFIGMRALSRRERRQLAEHGPRPETPSGLAARWAVFVERHPKLLGACAAAVMLVLAIPTFSLHLGTSDQGNNPTSSTTRQAYDLLADGFGPGVNGPLTLAARLDGADDRLAMDGLPAAVRGTEGVASVGPVTYNGSGDTAFVTVVPTTAPQSQHTSELVERLRAQVLPKAEHDTSLQVEVGGVTAGYDDFGQVAVGKLPLFIGVVIGLGCLLLLLAFRSVGIPLKAAVMNIAAVASSFGVVVAVFQWGWGSELLGLGSAGPIEPFLPVIMVSVLFGLSMDYQVFLVGRMREEWLETRDNRRAVRVGLAETGRVINSAAVIMISVFLAFVLSGDRVIAMFGIALAAAVALDAFVLRTLLVPALMHLLGGANWWLPRWLDRRLPHISIEPPDHAAAPRAKIPGARTGDGAGPAERAGAAEPVPLERVR